Proteins encoded together in one Streptomyces umbrinus window:
- a CDS encoding AIM24 family protein produces the protein MNQQLAGFAPAPVAARMENHGNHMLKVAMQTGNDLLARVGSMVAYEGFVQYEPNPPAVRQIAKDWMTGEGAPLMKCSGDGLLYLSDYGANVVVINLNGDAISVNATNLLAFDAHLTWGVERVKGLAKFAGQGLWNTKISGQGWVALTSRGKPIVVDCGGGEDETYVDPDALVAWSPNLKVKGKRSFKAQSLIGRGSGEAFQMAFSGQGIVVVQPSEDSTDRLRVRG, from the coding sequence ATGAACCAGCAGCTCGCGGGCTTCGCCCCGGCACCCGTTGCCGCACGCATGGAGAACCACGGCAACCACATGCTCAAGGTCGCCATGCAGACCGGAAACGACCTCCTCGCGCGCGTGGGGTCGATGGTCGCCTACGAAGGCTTCGTCCAGTACGAGCCGAATCCGCCGGCCGTGCGCCAGATCGCCAAGGACTGGATGACCGGCGAGGGCGCACCCCTGATGAAGTGCTCCGGAGACGGTCTGCTGTACCTCTCCGACTACGGGGCGAACGTCGTCGTCATCAACCTCAACGGCGACGCGATCTCCGTCAACGCCACCAACCTGCTCGCCTTCGACGCGCACCTCACCTGGGGCGTCGAGCGCGTCAAGGGGCTGGCGAAGTTCGCCGGACAGGGCCTGTGGAACACCAAGATCTCCGGGCAGGGCTGGGTCGCCCTGACCTCCCGGGGCAAGCCCATCGTCGTCGACTGCGGCGGCGGCGAGGACGAGACGTACGTCGACCCGGACGCGCTCGTCGCCTGGTCCCCGAACCTCAAGGTGAAGGGCAAGCGCAGCTTCAAGGCGCAGTCCCTGATCGGGCGGGGCAGCGGCGAGGCCTTCCAGATGGCCTTCTCCGGACAGGGCATCGTCGTCGTCCAGCCCAGCGAGGACAGCACCGACCGCCTCCGGGTACGGGGCTGA
- a CDS encoding NUDIX hydrolase produces the protein MSLYDDAVLVLKGIEGQEELRQAYLDHLEAHPDGMWKACTAGHVTASALVIDPGHGRVLLTLHKKLRMWLQMGGHCEPGDATLEAAALREATEESGIAGLTLLPGGPVRLDRHPIPPPCHCHFDVQYAVVAEPGAVQEISDESLDLRWFPYDEVAKVADDSVVRLLSATRARL, from the coding sequence GTGAGCCTGTACGACGACGCCGTCCTGGTCCTGAAGGGCATCGAGGGCCAGGAGGAGCTGCGCCAGGCCTATCTCGACCATCTGGAGGCGCATCCGGACGGTATGTGGAAGGCCTGCACGGCCGGGCACGTCACCGCGAGCGCCCTGGTGATCGATCCCGGGCACGGCAGGGTGCTGCTGACGCTTCACAAAAAGCTGCGGATGTGGCTCCAGATGGGTGGCCACTGCGAGCCCGGTGACGCCACGCTGGAGGCCGCGGCCCTGCGCGAGGCCACGGAGGAGTCGGGCATCGCGGGCCTGACCCTGCTCCCGGGCGGTCCCGTACGACTGGACCGGCACCCCATCCCGCCGCCCTGCCACTGCCACTTCGACGTCCAGTACGCGGTCGTGGCCGAGCCGGGCGCCGTCCAGGAGATCAGCGACGAGTCCCTCGACCTGCGCTGGTTCCCGTACGACGAGGTGGCGAAGGTGGCGGACGACTCGGTCGTACGCCTGCTGAGTGCAACACGAGCAAGGCTCTGA
- a CDS encoding ThiF family adenylyltransferase: MHPMVKPALRRGWRDLNTVQFGMAPAHAMVLGPMDTATGSLLTLFDGTRGLPLLRDEGRRMGLPDGHVDGLVERLAQAGLLDDATGGGAAADALRKKPAVLDRLRPDVASLSLVTPGPGEAMRRLAARRSLRVQVRGAGRVGVVLAAALAGAGVGQVDVQDGGCVEPWDVAPGGLPVESIGERRDEAARRAVRRAAPNRPPRRGSARPAAEEEDPGLSLVIVTPRDGLAVHAPDPSATEPLIGSGTPHLYAGVVEGTGVVGPLVLPGDTACAGCLDLGRTDRDPTWPRLLAQWRSAQSRHVQACDLALSTAVAGLAAGHALAFLDGELPSSAGARWEVSVPGFDWHSTPVWEHPACRCGAAEKGKGEQTSDDEGPHETMAGQQPHAARLSGTWRAHV, encoded by the coding sequence ATGCATCCGATGGTGAAACCCGCGCTGCGGCGCGGTTGGCGGGATCTCAACACCGTGCAGTTCGGGATGGCACCCGCACACGCGATGGTGCTCGGCCCGATGGACACGGCGACGGGCAGCCTCCTGACCTTGTTCGACGGCACCCGCGGACTGCCGCTGTTACGCGACGAGGGGCGCCGCATGGGTCTGCCCGACGGCCATGTCGACGGTCTGGTGGAGCGGCTGGCCCAGGCGGGACTGCTGGACGACGCGACGGGCGGCGGCGCGGCCGCCGACGCTTTGCGCAAGAAACCGGCGGTCCTGGACCGGCTGCGGCCCGACGTCGCATCGCTCTCCCTGGTCACTCCCGGACCGGGCGAGGCCATGCGCCGACTGGCGGCCCGCCGCTCGCTGCGCGTACAGGTACGGGGCGCGGGCCGGGTGGGAGTGGTACTGGCCGCGGCGCTGGCGGGAGCCGGCGTGGGCCAGGTCGACGTGCAGGACGGCGGCTGCGTCGAGCCGTGGGACGTGGCTCCGGGCGGGCTGCCCGTCGAATCCATCGGCGAGCGCAGGGACGAGGCCGCACGCCGTGCGGTGCGCCGTGCGGCACCGAACCGCCCGCCCCGGCGCGGCAGCGCACGCCCGGCCGCCGAAGAAGAGGATCCGGGCCTCTCCCTCGTGATCGTCACCCCCCGGGACGGTCTCGCCGTCCACGCGCCCGACCCGTCGGCCACCGAGCCGCTGATCGGCTCCGGAACACCCCATCTGTACGCCGGGGTGGTGGAGGGCACGGGAGTCGTCGGCCCGCTCGTCCTGCCGGGCGACACGGCCTGCGCGGGCTGCCTGGATCTGGGACGCACCGACCGGGACCCGACCTGGCCACGCCTGCTGGCGCAGTGGCGTTCCGCCCAGTCCCGTCACGTACAGGCGTGTGATCTGGCGCTGTCCACGGCGGTCGCCGGTCTGGCCGCGGGGCATGCCCTCGCTTTTCTGGACGGGGAACTGCCGTCGAGTGCGGGGGCCCGCTGGGAGGTCTCGGTGCCTGGTTTCGACTGGCACTCGACGCCGGTGTGGGAGCATCCCGCATGCCGTTGCGGGGCCGCGGAGAAAGGTAAGGGGGAGCAGACCTCGGACGACGAAGGGCCGCACGAGACAATGGCCGGGCAACAGCCGCACGCGGCACGGCTGTCCGGTACTTGGAGGGCGCATGTCTGA
- a CDS encoding AIM24 family protein — MQSPLFAYNDQQSQERYSLQNKQMLRVVLEGHDDMLARKGTMVAYQGLVEFDAEYQNSGQQRSRAHTGEGLDLMRCHGQGTVYLANLAQHIHVVDVDQDGLTVDSSYVLAMDSSLHHEVIAVDSQYGISGSGKYQLNITGRGKVALMTSGMPLMLQVTPDRYVNCDADAIVAWSTSLRVQMQAQTHSSGVFRRRGNTGEGWELSFMGQGYALVQPSEMLPPQNAAIGSGLSAQYGMGQQGARGQNQGNAWS; from the coding sequence ATGCAGAGCCCGCTTTTCGCCTACAACGACCAGCAGTCCCAGGAGCGCTACAGCCTGCAGAACAAGCAGATGCTGCGCGTCGTCCTGGAGGGCCACGACGACATGCTGGCCCGCAAGGGCACCATGGTCGCCTACCAGGGCCTTGTGGAGTTCGACGCCGAGTACCAGAACTCCGGTCAGCAGCGTTCACGCGCGCACACCGGAGAGGGCCTCGACCTGATGCGCTGCCACGGGCAGGGCACCGTCTACCTGGCCAACCTCGCCCAGCACATCCATGTGGTGGACGTGGACCAGGACGGCCTCACCGTGGACAGCAGCTACGTCCTCGCGATGGACTCCTCGCTGCACCACGAGGTGATCGCCGTGGACAGCCAGTACGGGATCTCCGGCTCCGGCAAGTACCAGCTCAACATCACCGGGCGCGGCAAGGTCGCCCTGATGACGTCGGGCATGCCGCTGATGCTTCAGGTCACGCCGGACCGGTACGTCAACTGCGACGCCGACGCGATCGTCGCCTGGTCGACGAGTCTGCGCGTACAGATGCAGGCCCAGACCCACTCCTCCGGCGTGTTCCGGCGCCGCGGCAACACCGGTGAGGGCTGGGAGCTCAGTTTCATGGGCCAGGGGTACGCGCTCGTCCAGCCCAGTGAGATGCTGCCGCCGCAGAACGCGGCGATCGGGTCGGGCCTTTCTGCCCAGTACGGGATGGGGCAGCAGGGGGCCCGGGGGCAGAACCAGGGCAACGCCTGGAGTTAG
- a CDS encoding molybdenum cofactor biosynthesis protein MoaE: MAPMNDHPGEQAAQEPIKLLAIRETALSLDEVFRAVGDDASGGTALFVGTVRNHDGGADVDALGYSCHPSAEAEMRRVAEKVVAEYPVRALAAVHRIGDLRVGDLAVVVAVSCPHRGEAFEACRKLIDDLKHEVPIWKHQTFSDGTEEWVGAC, translated from the coding sequence ATGGCACCCATGAATGATCATCCCGGTGAGCAGGCCGCTCAGGAGCCCATCAAGCTGCTGGCGATTCGGGAGACCGCTCTCTCCTTGGACGAGGTTTTCCGGGCTGTCGGGGACGATGCCTCCGGGGGAACCGCGCTGTTCGTGGGGACCGTGCGGAATCATGACGGGGGAGCCGATGTCGACGCGCTCGGCTACTCGTGCCATCCGAGTGCCGAGGCGGAGATGCGGCGGGTCGCCGAGAAGGTCGTCGCCGAGTATCCGGTGCGGGCGCTCGCCGCGGTGCACCGAATCGGTGACCTTCGGGTGGGTGATCTCGCGGTGGTCGTCGCCGTTTCCTGTCCGCATCGGGGCGAGGCGTTCGAGGCCTGCCGGAAGCTGATCGACGATCTCAAGCACGAGGTACCGATCTGGAAACACCAGACGTTTTCCGACGGTACGGAGGAGTGGGTCGGGGCCTGTTGA
- a CDS encoding M48 metallopeptidase family protein has protein sequence MPADPLHRAGNPQRSTTSQPPSGSGASAIEVRRSARRRRTVSAYREGDRTVVLIPARMSEAEEQRWVSVMLDKLAAQENKRVLGDTELSERAARLSDLYFDGRARPTSVRWVTNQNTRWGSCTPAEGSIRLSHRLQGMPEYVVDYVLVHELAHLLVPGHGPDFWRLLEAYPRTERARGYLEGVVAADRLPHLPATRGE, from the coding sequence GTGCCCGCCGACCCACTGCACCGCGCCGGAAACCCACAGCGCAGCACGACGAGCCAGCCGCCAAGCGGCTCGGGGGCGAGCGCGATCGAGGTCCGCAGGAGCGCGCGACGGCGCAGAACGGTCTCCGCGTACCGTGAAGGCGATCGCACCGTCGTGCTCATCCCCGCCCGCATGTCCGAGGCGGAGGAGCAGCGCTGGGTGAGCGTCATGCTCGACAAGCTGGCCGCCCAGGAGAACAAGCGGGTCCTCGGCGACACGGAGCTGTCCGAGCGGGCCGCGCGCCTCTCCGATCTGTACTTCGACGGCCGGGCCCGGCCCACTTCGGTCCGCTGGGTCACCAATCAGAACACCCGCTGGGGCTCGTGCACCCCCGCCGAGGGCAGTATCCGTCTTTCGCACCGGCTGCAGGGCATGCCCGAATACGTCGTCGACTACGTCCTCGTCCATGAACTCGCGCATCTGCTCGTTCCCGGCCACGGCCCCGATTTCTGGCGGCTCCTGGAGGCCTATCCGCGGACCGAGCGGGCCCGCGGCTACCTCGAAGGGGTTGTCGCCGCCGACCGGCTGCCCCACCTGCCCGCCACCCGGGGCGAGTGA
- a CDS encoding YlbL family protein, whose protein sequence is MPRRTATMLASTLMLIALLCAGVFINVPYSEMSPGPTVNTLGEHDGEPVLQISGRKTYATTGHLNMTTVRVTSADYKMNLVEAVYGWLAHDNKVVPHDTLYPNGKTEEQSTQENAEEFSQSQESAKVAALKELKIPVKSWVIVSTVVKDTPAEGRLHAGDVIKAVDGTTVKAPDDVAKLVTKHKPGEKVVFTIVPAKEQAAAEKENRTATKTEEITITTAKSDDTGEQRAIVGISAGTDHTLPFAIDIKLADVGGPSAGLMFALGIVDKLTPGNLTGGKFVAGTGMITDDGKVGPIGGIEMKTVGARDKGAQYFLTPKDNCAAASRDVPEGLTLVKVDTIDDAMSALKDIRGGKTADLPNCTKS, encoded by the coding sequence ATGCCACGCCGCACCGCGACGATGCTCGCCTCCACCCTGATGCTGATCGCGCTCCTGTGCGCGGGAGTCTTCATCAATGTGCCGTATTCGGAGATGTCACCGGGTCCGACGGTGAACACGCTCGGTGAGCACGACGGCGAGCCGGTGCTCCAGATCTCAGGTCGCAAGACCTACGCGACGACCGGGCATCTGAACATGACCACCGTCCGGGTCACCAGCGCCGACTACAAGATGAACCTCGTCGAGGCCGTGTACGGGTGGCTGGCCCACGACAACAAGGTCGTTCCGCACGACACCCTCTATCCGAACGGCAAGACGGAGGAGCAGTCGACACAGGAGAACGCCGAGGAGTTCAGCCAGTCCCAGGAGAGCGCCAAGGTGGCGGCCCTCAAGGAACTGAAGATCCCGGTGAAGTCCTGGGTGATCGTCTCCACCGTCGTCAAGGACACCCCCGCCGAGGGCAGGCTGCACGCCGGTGACGTCATCAAGGCCGTCGACGGTACGACGGTGAAGGCGCCCGACGACGTCGCGAAGCTGGTCACCAAGCACAAGCCCGGTGAGAAGGTCGTCTTCACGATCGTGCCTGCCAAGGAACAGGCCGCCGCCGAGAAGGAGAACCGGACGGCGACCAAAACCGAGGAGATCACGATCACCACCGCCAAGTCCGACGACACCGGCGAGCAGCGTGCGATCGTCGGCATCTCGGCCGGGACCGACCACACGCTTCCGTTCGCCATCGACATCAAGCTCGCCGACGTAGGCGGCCCGAGTGCCGGCCTGATGTTCGCCCTCGGCATCGTCGACAAGCTGACGCCGGGCAACCTCACCGGCGGCAAGTTCGTCGCCGGCACTGGCATGATCACCGACGACGGCAAGGTCGGACCGATCGGCGGCATCGAGATGAAGACTGTCGGCGCCCGCGACAAGGGCGCCCAGTACTTCCTGACGCCCAAGGACAACTGCGCGGCCGCCTCCCGTGACGTCCCCGAGGGGCTCACCCTCGTCAAGGTCGACACCATCGACGACGCGATGAGCGCCCTGAAGGACATCCGCGGCGGCAAGACGGCCGACCTGCCGAATTGCACCAAGAGCTAG
- a CDS encoding SDR family oxidoreductase: MSSPDPQVRAARNPSTNPALRGPVVAITGAAAGIGAMLTERLAASDEIKQVIAIDERRGECAAAQWHILDVRDPAIAEKLRGADVVVHLALDLDLETDPAARTAYNVRGTQTVLTAAAAAGVHRVVLCTSAMVYGALPDNELPLSEDAELQATAEATGVGDLLEVERLARRAPRAHPGLNVTVVRPAVLVGGTDTALTRYFESPRLLVVAGSRPAWQFCHVEDLCGALEYAVLEKVEGELAVGCEGWLEQEEVEELSGIRRMELPSAVALGAAARLHRIGLTPSPAGDLAYTMYPWVVSGSRLHDAGWRPQWTNEEVLAELLEEVAGRHTLAGRRLGRKDATAAGAAGATVALLGTAALVRRARKARRRI; the protein is encoded by the coding sequence GTGAGTTCCCCAGATCCACAGGTTCGCGCAGCGCGAAACCCTTCAACCAATCCGGCCCTACGCGGCCCAGTCGTCGCGATCACCGGCGCCGCGGCCGGAATCGGCGCGATGCTCACCGAGCGGCTCGCCGCCAGCGACGAGATCAAGCAGGTCATCGCCATCGACGAGCGGCGCGGGGAGTGCGCCGCCGCGCAGTGGCACATCCTGGATGTCCGGGATCCGGCGATCGCCGAGAAGCTGCGCGGCGCGGACGTCGTGGTGCACCTCGCGCTCGATCTCGACCTGGAGACGGATCCGGCCGCACGTACGGCCTACAACGTGCGGGGGACACAGACCGTGCTGACGGCCGCCGCCGCGGCCGGGGTGCACCGTGTCGTGCTGTGCACCTCGGCGATGGTCTACGGAGCCCTGCCCGACAACGAACTGCCCCTCTCCGAAGACGCCGAACTGCAGGCGACCGCGGAGGCCACAGGCGTGGGGGACCTCCTGGAGGTCGAGCGGCTCGCGCGGCGGGCGCCGCGTGCGCATCCCGGGCTCAACGTCACCGTCGTACGGCCTGCCGTGCTGGTCGGAGGCACCGACACGGCGCTCACCCGGTACTTCGAGTCGCCCCGGCTGCTGGTCGTCGCCGGGTCCCGGCCCGCCTGGCAGTTCTGCCATGTCGAGGATCTGTGCGGGGCTCTGGAGTACGCCGTTCTGGAGAAGGTCGAAGGGGAGCTGGCCGTCGGGTGCGAGGGGTGGCTGGAGCAGGAGGAGGTCGAGGAGCTCAGCGGGATCCGGCGGATGGAGTTGCCGTCGGCCGTCGCGCTGGGGGCCGCGGCTCGGCTGCACCGGATCGGGCTCACGCCGTCTCCGGCGGGGGATCTCGCCTACACGATGTATCCCTGGGTGGTGAGCGGGAGCCGGCTGCATGATGCCGGGTGGCGGCCGCAGTGGACCAATGAGGAGGTCCTTGCGGAGCTTCTGGAGGAGGTTGCCGGGCGGCACACGCTGGCCGGGCGGCGGCTCGGGCGGAAGGATGCCACTGCCGCGGGGGCCGCGGGGGCGACTGTTGCTCTGTTGGGTACGGCTGCGTTGGTGCGGCGGGCTCGGAAGGCTCGGCGGCGGATCTGA
- a CDS encoding PPA1309 family protein translates to MSNTASSGTPMAAGPLTRAVLEIDEYVAGLGWDQPARLFALVDTGRLRSQEPGLAERLGLTEDAPEGTLTPIEQDELPAGSPLDEFLGTIAWPDAVVGCALSVERLMLPPSAEASVPDGLDEKRLAKWVAEHPERQEVRMTVAVLRGGKRESALRLREKDAATDVLTGSDLVPGLADALTATFAE, encoded by the coding sequence ATGTCCAACACCGCCTCCTCAGGCACACCCATGGCGGCCGGGCCCCTCACCCGTGCCGTCCTCGAGATCGACGAGTACGTAGCGGGGCTCGGCTGGGACCAGCCCGCCCGCCTCTTCGCCCTGGTCGACACCGGCCGGCTGCGCTCCCAGGAACCGGGGCTCGCCGAGCGCCTCGGCCTGACCGAAGACGCCCCAGAGGGCACCCTTACCCCGATTGAGCAGGACGAACTCCCCGCGGGCAGCCCGCTGGACGAGTTCCTCGGCACCATCGCCTGGCCGGACGCTGTGGTCGGCTGCGCCCTGTCCGTGGAGCGGCTGATGCTCCCGCCGTCCGCGGAGGCGTCCGTACCGGACGGCCTCGACGAGAAGCGGCTGGCGAAGTGGGTCGCCGAGCACCCGGAGCGCCAGGAGGTCCGGATGACCGTCGCGGTGCTGCGCGGCGGGAAGCGCGAGTCGGCGCTGCGGCTGCGCGAGAAGGACGCGGCGACGGACGTGCTCACCGGCTCCGACCTCGTGCCGGGCCTGGCCGACGCCCTGACGGCGACGTTCGCGGAGTAG
- a CDS encoding TerD family protein, with amino-acid sequence MAREFQRGHKAKISDLTAGTDLYVGVQITGPGLSFDISCFGLDADEQLSDDRFFVFFNQPKTPEESIQLLGAQAGDTESFRVTLDRIPSQIQKLSFTATIDGAGQMSQVAPGYLRIVAGGEEVARYSFNGGEFSTERAVMLGDFYLKDVWRFAAVGQGFDGGLDALLKNFGGEVAEEEPAAPAPGAAAPSFAPPAQGAAPPAFGAPAGPAVPAPTPAPQPAAQGFAPPQGATPPPAPAPSVHAAPTIIAPMTPPGGAPVPPPAPAPAPYGQPGQQQPPYGQAPGQTAPLPPGYGQPQAPQAPAPPPGYGQPTPPPGYGQQPPFGHVPGQPGAPGAPTAYGVPQGAPQGGAGVTAALQAYKETPTGQRWTQQNKKMVRVDLGMGGDQAVLARQGSMVLYQGKVDFSYKGAGFSGRIVGNATGQEMQLMRCSGRGQVFLAENGAMLHPIELQGDAVCVSAENVLAFDETLQYEVRRVEGHGIPGGALFTMQFQGTGTVVVKTRGVPVVLPVTPTTFADCNAVVAWSAASQVIVSSQVRMRRNAYPGDTGESVNLQFRGAPGNFIVVQPYEV; translated from the coding sequence ATGGCCAGGGAATTCCAACGCGGCCACAAGGCCAAGATCAGTGACCTCACCGCGGGCACCGATCTGTACGTGGGTGTGCAGATCACCGGCCCCGGACTGAGCTTCGACATCAGCTGCTTCGGTCTCGACGCCGACGAACAGCTTTCGGACGACCGGTTCTTCGTCTTCTTCAACCAGCCGAAGACCCCCGAAGAGTCCATCCAGCTTCTCGGTGCGCAGGCGGGTGACACGGAGTCCTTCCGCGTCACGCTCGACAGGATCCCGTCGCAGATCCAGAAGCTGTCCTTCACGGCGACGATCGACGGCGCCGGACAGATGTCGCAGGTTGCCCCCGGGTACCTCCGCATCGTCGCGGGCGGCGAGGAGGTGGCCCGCTACTCGTTCAACGGTGGCGAGTTCTCCACCGAACGCGCCGTGATGCTGGGCGACTTCTACCTCAAGGACGTATGGCGGTTCGCCGCGGTCGGACAGGGCTTCGACGGCGGGCTCGACGCGCTGCTGAAGAACTTCGGCGGCGAGGTCGCCGAGGAGGAGCCTGCGGCTCCGGCACCGGGGGCCGCCGCGCCCTCGTTCGCGCCGCCCGCCCAGGGCGCCGCACCGCCCGCGTTCGGCGCCCCGGCAGGCCCCGCCGTGCCGGCTCCAACACCTGCTCCGCAGCCTGCCGCCCAGGGTTTCGCACCGCCCCAGGGAGCCACGCCACCGCCGGCCCCCGCGCCGTCGGTACACGCGGCGCCGACCATCATCGCGCCCATGACCCCGCCCGGCGGCGCCCCGGTACCGCCTCCGGCTCCCGCCCCGGCGCCCTACGGGCAGCCCGGCCAGCAGCAGCCTCCGTACGGCCAGGCCCCCGGCCAGACCGCACCCCTGCCGCCCGGCTACGGCCAGCCCCAGGCACCTCAGGCACCCGCCCCGCCCCCGGGCTACGGCCAGCCGACCCCGCCTCCGGGCTACGGTCAGCAGCCGCCGTTCGGCCACGTGCCCGGTCAGCCCGGCGCGCCGGGTGCGCCCACCGCCTACGGAGTCCCTCAAGGCGCTCCCCAGGGAGGCGCCGGTGTCACCGCGGCGCTGCAGGCGTACAAGGAGACGCCCACCGGGCAGCGCTGGACCCAGCAGAACAAGAAGATGGTCCGTGTCGACCTCGGCATGGGCGGCGACCAGGCCGTGCTGGCCCGCCAGGGCAGCATGGTGCTCTACCAGGGCAAGGTCGACTTCAGCTACAAGGGCGCCGGATTCTCCGGGCGGATCGTGGGCAACGCGACCGGCCAGGAGATGCAGCTCATGCGCTGTTCGGGCCGCGGCCAGGTCTTCCTCGCGGAGAACGGCGCCATGCTGCACCCCATCGAGCTGCAAGGAGACGCCGTCTGTGTCTCCGCGGAGAACGTCCTGGCCTTCGACGAGACGCTGCAGTACGAGGTGCGTCGCGTCGAAGGACACGGCATCCCCGGCGGAGCTCTGTTCACGATGCAGTTCCAGGGCACCGGCACGGTCGTCGTGAAGACGCGTGGCGTGCCCGTGGTCCTGCCCGTGACGCCGACGACGTTCGCCGACTGCAACGCCGTCGTCGCGTGGTCCGCAGCCTCCCAGGTGATCGTCTCCAGCCAGGTGAGGATGCGCAGGAACGCCTACCCGGGCGACACCGGCGAGAGCGTGAACCTCCAGTTCCGCGGCGCGCCCGGCAATTTCATCGTCGTCCAGCCGTACGAGGTCTGA
- a CDS encoding zinc-dependent metalloprotease has protein sequence MSDTPFGFGLPPEEPDDGDEGKKKDQQSGGGQGPANPFGFGPGGPGGDNPLAAMFGSLNPNDLGAAFQQLGQMLSYEGGPVNWDMAKQIARQTVSQGTPDGTKDASIGPAERTQVDEAVRLADLWLDDATSLPSGAGSAVAWSRAEWVEATLPVWKELVDPVAERVGAAMGDVLPEEMQAMAGPLLGMMRSMGGAMFGTQIGQAVGVLAGEVVGSTDIGLPLGPVGKAALLPLNIESFGKDLSVPQEEVRLYLALREAAHQRLFAHVPWLRSHLFGAVEGYARGIKVDTAKLEDVVGQFDPQNPEELQQALQQGMFQPEDTPEQKAALARLETALALVEGWVDAVVHSAAKPRLSSADALRETLRRRRATGGPAEQTFATLIGLELRPRRLRDASRLWASLTDARGVDGRDGLWAHPDMLPTASDLDDPDGFVHREQLDFSELDKMLGEAASGPSEKPNLTKDEPRDDEKGEEKGDDDK, from the coding sequence GTGAGTGACACCCCATTCGGATTCGGCCTTCCGCCGGAGGAGCCGGACGACGGCGACGAGGGCAAGAAGAAGGACCAGCAGAGCGGTGGTGGTCAGGGACCTGCCAACCCGTTCGGTTTCGGGCCCGGAGGACCGGGTGGCGACAACCCGCTCGCAGCCATGTTCGGTTCGCTGAACCCCAACGACCTGGGCGCCGCGTTCCAGCAGCTCGGCCAGATGCTCTCGTACGAGGGCGGGCCGGTGAACTGGGACATGGCCAAGCAGATCGCCCGCCAGACGGTGTCCCAGGGCACTCCCGACGGCACCAAGGACGCGAGCATCGGCCCCGCCGAGCGCACCCAGGTCGACGAGGCGGTGCGCCTGGCCGACCTGTGGCTGGACGACGCGACGTCGCTGCCGTCCGGCGCCGGCTCCGCTGTGGCCTGGAGCCGCGCGGAGTGGGTCGAGGCGACCCTGCCGGTGTGGAAGGAGCTCGTCGACCCGGTCGCCGAGCGGGTCGGCGCGGCCATGGGCGACGTACTGCCCGAGGAGATGCAGGCCATGGCGGGCCCGCTCCTCGGGATGATGCGCTCCATGGGCGGGGCCATGTTCGGCACGCAGATCGGGCAGGCTGTCGGCGTGCTCGCGGGCGAGGTCGTCGGCTCGACCGACATCGGCCTGCCGCTCGGCCCGGTCGGCAAGGCCGCGCTGCTGCCGCTGAACATCGAGTCGTTCGGCAAGGACCTGAGCGTCCCCCAGGAGGAGGTGCGGCTCTACCTCGCCCTGCGCGAGGCCGCCCACCAGCGGCTCTTCGCCCACGTGCCGTGGCTGCGCTCGCACCTGTTCGGCGCGGTCGAGGGGTACGCGCGCGGGATCAAGGTCGACACGGCGAAGCTGGAGGACGTGGTCGGCCAGTTCGACCCGCAGAACCCGGAGGAGCTGCAGCAGGCACTCCAGCAGGGCATGTTCCAGCCGGAGGACACGCCCGAGCAGAAGGCCGCCCTGGCCCGCCTGGAGACGGCGCTCGCGCTCGTCGAGGGCTGGGTGGACGCGGTGGTCCACTCGGCCGCGAAGCCGCGTCTGTCGTCCGCCGACGCGCTGCGGGAGACGCTGCGCCGCCGCCGTGCCACGGGCGGCCCCGCCGAGCAGACCTTCGCCACACTGATCGGCCTGGAGCTGCGCCCGCGCCGCCTGCGGGACGCCTCGCGCCTGTGGGCCTCGCTCACGGACGCGCGCGGTGTCGACGGCCGCGACGGCCTGTGGGCGCACCCGGACATGCTGCCGACCGCCTCCGACCTGGACGACCCGGACGGCTTCGTGCACCGCGAGCAGCTGGACTTCTCCGAGCTCGACAAGATGCTCGGCGAGGCCGCGAGCGGCCCCTCCGAGAAGCCGAACCTCACGAAGGACGAGCCCAGGGACGACGAAAAGGGCGAGGAAAAGGGCGACGACGACAAGTGA